Proteins from a single region of Mucilaginibacter daejeonensis:
- a CDS encoding choice-of-anchor I family protein produces the protein MKRYLLLLALAIGLASCKKDNDQITEPEFFVNEDPATFAEIGSIDIGDAGAAEISAFDPTTNRLFVVNNSSVNKIDVLDMSDPTKMKVIHSIPMATYGGSVNSVSVSEGKVAAAIESTNKQANGKVAVFNTSNYNELKVVTVGALPDMVTFSPDGKFIITANEGEPSTDYSNDPVGSVSVISVADNYSVSTLDLSGFAGQRAALASKGFRIFGPSNDFAKDIEPEYVAVSEDSKTAWVTLQENNGIAKVDLVNKAITGIFPLGFKDYNTDGNEIDPSDKDDKVGTFAKWPVKGIYMPDAIAVFTSGGVPYLFTANEGDAREYTNFVEAKRVKDIKLDATAFPNAKDLQKDAQLGRLNITTTLGDTDGDGDLDVIYSFGARSFSVWNGNDGTQVFDSKNELDVKAVAANVYDDNRSDDKSIEPEGLTVGKVGNKMVAFVGMERIDAVAMYDITVPTKPVFLQLVKCGDAPEGVLFVPAAKSPTKKSLLIVSSEDDGMVKVFTPKTI, from the coding sequence ATGAAGCGTTACTTACTCTTATTAGCATTAGCCATAGGTTTGGCAAGTTGTAAAAAAGACAATGATCAGATCACTGAGCCGGAGTTCTTCGTTAATGAAGACCCGGCTACTTTTGCTGAGATAGGTTCGATCGACATTGGCGATGCCGGCGCGGCCGAGATATCAGCCTTTGACCCAACGACCAACCGCCTGTTCGTGGTGAACAACAGCTCGGTGAACAAGATCGACGTGCTGGACATGAGTGACCCTACTAAAATGAAGGTCATTCATTCTATCCCGATGGCTACCTACGGCGGTTCGGTCAACAGCGTATCTGTTTCTGAAGGCAAGGTGGCAGCCGCTATCGAGTCAACCAACAAACAAGCCAATGGTAAAGTAGCCGTGTTCAACACCAGCAATTACAATGAGCTAAAAGTGGTGACCGTAGGTGCACTGCCCGATATGGTGACCTTCTCGCCCGACGGCAAATTCATCATCACCGCTAACGAGGGCGAACCAAGCACCGATTACAGCAATGACCCTGTAGGCTCTGTATCGGTGATCTCAGTTGCCGATAACTACAGCGTTTCTACCCTTGATCTTTCAGGTTTTGCAGGTCAGCGCGCCGCTTTGGCTTCCAAAGGGTTCAGGATCTTCGGCCCATCTAATGACTTTGCGAAGGACATCGAACCCGAATATGTGGCCGTTTCTGAAGACTCGAAGACCGCATGGGTGACCTTACAGGAAAACAATGGCATTGCTAAGGTAGACCTGGTGAACAAAGCGATCACTGGCATATTCCCGTTAGGCTTTAAAGACTATAATACTGATGGCAACGAGATCGACCCAAGCGACAAGGACGATAAGGTAGGAACCTTTGCAAAATGGCCTGTAAAAGGCATTTATATGCCTGATGCGATCGCGGTTTTTACATCTGGTGGCGTGCCATACCTTTTTACTGCTAATGAAGGTGATGCTCGTGAGTATACTAACTTTGTGGAAGCTAAGCGCGTTAAGGATATCAAGCTTGATGCAACGGCATTCCCTAACGCGAAGGACCTTCAAAAAGATGCACAGTTAGGCCGCCTGAACATTACCACTACCTTAGGCGACACCGATGGTGATGGCGACCTTGACGTTATTTATTCATTTGGCGCCCGTTCATTCAGCGTTTGGAATGGCAACGACGGCACACAGGTATTCGACAGCAAGAACGAACTGGATGTTAAGGCAGTTGCTGCCAATGTTTATGACGACAACCGCAGCGATGATAAATCGATAGAGCCGGAAGGCCTGACCGTTGGCAAAGTAGGCAACAAAATGGTAGCTTTTGTAGGCATGGAGCGCATTGATGCCGTGGCCATGTATGATATTACCGTACCCACCAAGCCGGTATTTTTACAATTGGTAAAATGCGGTGATGCCCCTGAAGGTGTATTATTTGTACCTGCTGCCAAGAGCCCTACCAAAAAGAGCTTGTTGATCGTGAGCAGCGAAGATGACGGTATGGTGAAAGTATTCACCCCAAAAACGATCTGA
- a CDS encoding c-type cytochrome, which translates to MKPVYLFLLMAAGSIGTVQAQNGVKKKVAPATSGAGSAVAGKAVYTKYCLSCHMADGGGVQNLNPPLIKTSYVLGDKNKLAKIVLNGFSERVEIEGEMYNNTMPSFNYLNDKQIADVLTYVRNDFGNKASAVVVAEVTKARKEK; encoded by the coding sequence ATGAAGCCTGTTTATTTATTCCTGCTAATGGCAGCAGGTTCCATCGGCACCGTTCAAGCTCAAAACGGCGTCAAGAAAAAGGTTGCACCTGCAACTTCAGGCGCCGGTTCGGCCGTTGCTGGCAAAGCAGTGTACACAAAGTATTGCCTGAGCTGCCACATGGCCGATGGTGGTGGCGTACAGAACTTGAACCCACCGCTGATCAAAACCAGCTATGTGCTGGGCGATAAGAATAAGCTGGCTAAGATCGTGCTGAACGGCTTTAGCGAACGTGTGGAGATCGAAGGCGAGATGTACAACAATACGATGCCGTCTTTCAATTACTTGAACGATAAACAAATAGCCGATGTGCTGACCTATGTACGTAACGACTTTGGCAATAAGGCCAGCGCAGTAGTCGTGGCCGAAGTGACCAAAGCCCGTAAAGAAAAATAG
- a CDS encoding PQQ-dependent sugar dehydrogenase: protein MERKIVLSSFLPVLAVAGLLWFNSGHNDTVNVTPDADNAGLKLPQGFGALRAAENVGRARHIAVTPEGDVYAKLNRPKDGGGIVWLHDANNDGKLEDVKSFGNYGGTGMYIKNGYLYASSDEEVFRYKLDQKHQVVDPSSPEKIITGLINRRQHESKSVVLDNNGNIYVNVGAYSNSCQEKDRTPGSMGRKGCPILDSAGGIWQFKADKPNQTYKDGVRYATGLRNVVGLDWNQQNDQLYVMQHGRDQLHDLFPKYYTVQESSIYPAECMYALKKGDNAGWPYIYYNQDLHKKMLAPEYGGDGKKEGPSGIIDPAAAFPGHLAPNGLLFYTGDQFPARYKNGAFIAFHGSWNRAPEPQAGFFVVFQPFKDGKPFGKYEIFADNFAGSPEKTASGRVDHKPCGLAQGPDGSLYVSDDLKGTIYRIIYNKK from the coding sequence ATGGAACGAAAGATCGTACTCTCTTCATTCTTGCCTGTGCTGGCAGTTGCCGGCCTTTTATGGTTCAATTCGGGCCATAACGATACTGTTAACGTAACTCCCGATGCTGATAACGCCGGGCTGAAGTTGCCGCAGGGTTTCGGCGCTTTGCGGGCAGCTGAAAATGTTGGTCGCGCCAGGCATATAGCCGTTACCCCTGAAGGCGACGTTTACGCTAAGTTGAACCGCCCTAAAGATGGCGGCGGTATCGTATGGCTGCACGATGCCAATAACGACGGTAAGCTAGAGGACGTAAAAAGCTTTGGCAATTACGGTGGTACCGGTATGTATATTAAGAACGGTTACCTTTACGCATCATCAGACGAGGAAGTGTTCCGTTACAAGCTGGACCAAAAACACCAGGTGGTTGACCCATCATCGCCCGAAAAGATAATCACTGGATTGATCAACCGTCGTCAGCACGAATCTAAATCAGTAGTGCTCGACAATAACGGCAACATTTATGTCAACGTAGGCGCTTACTCTAACTCTTGCCAGGAGAAAGACCGCACCCCCGGTTCGATGGGTCGCAAAGGCTGCCCTATCCTTGACTCCGCAGGTGGTATATGGCAATTTAAGGCCGATAAGCCTAACCAGACCTACAAAGATGGCGTGCGTTATGCCACCGGTTTGCGTAACGTAGTTGGGCTTGACTGGAACCAGCAAAATGACCAACTGTATGTGATGCAGCATGGCCGTGACCAACTGCACGACCTGTTCCCAAAATACTATACCGTTCAGGAATCATCCATTTACCCTGCCGAATGTATGTATGCTTTAAAGAAAGGTGACAATGCCGGCTGGCCGTACATTTACTACAACCAGGATCTGCACAAAAAAATGCTTGCACCTGAGTATGGTGGCGACGGCAAAAAGGAAGGCCCATCGGGTATCATTGACCCTGCCGCAGCGTTCCCTGGTCACCTGGCTCCTAATGGATTATTGTTCTATACTGGCGACCAGTTCCCGGCCCGTTACAAGAATGGTGCGTTCATCGCTTTCCACGGCTCTTGGAATCGTGCCCCTGAACCACAGGCAGGTTTCTTTGTGGTGTTCCAGCCGTTCAAAGATGGTAAGCCATTTGGCAAGTACGAGATATTTGCTGATAACTTTGCCGGCTCACCTGAAAAGACCGCCAGCGGCCGTGTGGACCACAAGCCTTGTGGACTTGCACAAGGTCCTGACGGTTCGTTATATGTGAGCGACGACCTGAAAGGAACTATTTACCGTATCATTTACAACAAAAAATAA
- a CDS encoding aldo/keto reductase yields the protein MENRKIGRSDLSIAPLVFGGNVFGWTIDERTSFTLLDAFVDHGLNCIDTADVYSRWAPGNQGGESETIIGNWLKKSGKRNDVIIATKVGSSMTANDSKKNLSKAYILKGVEDSLRRLQTDHIDLYQSHYDDKDTAVQEMLEAYNQLIKDGKVRYIGASNFSPERLKESLETGERSGLPSYVSLQPEYNLYDREGYEEELEALCKKYGLGVITYYSLASGFLSGKYRSENDLNKSKRGQGIKKYLNDRGQRILMALDDSSKEHNASPAAISLAWVMARPTVTAPIASATSVEQLKELARSVEIKLSAEDVAKLDEASAY from the coding sequence ATGGAAAACAGAAAGATAGGTAGATCGGACCTCAGTATAGCGCCGCTGGTATTTGGTGGCAACGTGTTCGGGTGGACCATTGACGAGCGCACCTCGTTCACCTTGCTCGATGCCTTTGTTGACCATGGCTTGAACTGCATCGATACTGCTGATGTTTACTCACGCTGGGCACCGGGCAACCAGGGCGGCGAATCAGAGACCATTATTGGCAACTGGCTCAAAAAGTCCGGCAAGCGTAACGATGTCATCATTGCGACCAAGGTCGGTAGTTCGATGACGGCTAATGACAGCAAGAAGAACCTGTCAAAGGCATACATCTTGAAAGGTGTTGAAGATTCATTGCGTAGATTACAGACCGACCATATCGACCTGTATCAATCGCATTACGATGATAAGGATACCGCCGTGCAGGAAATGCTGGAGGCGTATAATCAGCTGATCAAAGATGGAAAGGTGCGTTACATCGGCGCTTCGAATTTTTCGCCAGAGCGTTTGAAAGAATCATTAGAGACCGGTGAACGATCAGGTCTTCCCTCCTATGTAAGCTTACAGCCGGAATACAATCTCTATGACCGTGAAGGCTATGAAGAGGAGCTGGAAGCGTTATGCAAAAAATACGGCCTTGGCGTGATCACTTACTATTCTTTGGCCAGCGGCTTTTTAAGCGGGAAATACCGAAGCGAAAACGACCTCAACAAAAGTAAACGCGGTCAGGGTATTAAGAAATATCTGAACGATCGTGGCCAGCGCATCCTTATGGCTCTGGATGATTCGTCGAAAGAGCACAATGCATCTCCGGCAGCCATTTCATTGGCTTGGGTAATGGCAAGGCCAACCGTGACCGCTCCTATCGCCAGCGCGACGAGTGTTGAGCAGCTAAAGGAGTTGGCAAGGTCGGTCGAGATAAAGCTGTCTGCGGAAGATGTAGCTAAACTTGACGAAGCCAGCGCATACTGA
- a CDS encoding MBL fold metallo-hydrolase, whose product MLFEKKHSYFQVAQGVWGMRILFVNVYMIANRRGFPKGWVLVDAGIQGSSQRIIDMAESLFGVGAKPSAIILTHAHSDHTGALEELLKHWDVPVYAHELEVPYLTGMSSYPPPDPTVGEGLMSLMSLLFRRDPLDISNNIRIIDIENGIPELPEWRVIHTPGHSPGHISLFLPLNTTLIAGDAFVTTKAESAVHLLGNIKKISSPPRYFTTDWVAAEASVKVLSYLEPRIAATGHGPVMRGRELQLELRRLAENFEQMAIPKGGRYVEEAALADESGTYYVPPFRTTNKFKAVVGLMGAMAAFAVTKAFVK is encoded by the coding sequence ATGCTATTCGAAAAAAAACACTCTTATTTCCAGGTAGCGCAAGGCGTTTGGGGAATGCGTATATTATTTGTAAATGTTTACATGATCGCCAACCGCCGGGGATTTCCTAAAGGTTGGGTATTGGTAGACGCTGGCATACAGGGCTCATCTCAACGGATCATTGACATGGCCGAAAGCTTGTTCGGCGTAGGCGCTAAACCATCGGCAATCATACTGACCCACGCACACTCTGATCATACCGGCGCTTTGGAAGAGCTATTGAAGCACTGGGACGTTCCGGTATATGCACATGAACTTGAGGTCCCTTACCTCACCGGCATGTCATCATATCCACCGCCAGATCCTACAGTAGGCGAAGGACTGATGTCGTTGATGTCGCTATTGTTCCGCCGTGATCCACTTGATATCAGTAATAACATTCGCATCATTGATATCGAGAACGGTATACCTGAACTTCCAGAGTGGCGCGTGATCCATACACCTGGTCATTCACCGGGTCACATCTCGCTGTTCCTTCCACTAAATACAACGCTCATCGCAGGGGATGCGTTCGTTACCACTAAGGCCGAGTCGGCCGTACATTTATTAGGGAACATCAAAAAGATATCGTCCCCACCCCGGTACTTCACCACCGATTGGGTAGCTGCTGAAGCGTCCGTTAAAGTGCTATCTTACCTGGAGCCCCGTATAGCGGCTACCGGTCATGGACCGGTGATGCGAGGAAGGGAATTGCAATTGGAACTACGCCGCTTAGCGGAGAATTTTGAGCAGATGGCCATACCAAAAGGCGGTCGTTATGTAGAAGAGGCGGCACTGGCCGACGAAAGCGGTACTTATTATGTGCCACCGTTCCGCACTACCAATAAATTTAAAGCGGTGGTAGGACTAATGGGTGCGATGGCTGCTTTTGCCGTCACCAAGGCATTTGTTAAGTAA